From a region of the Coffea arabica cultivar ET-39 chromosome 3e, Coffea Arabica ET-39 HiFi, whole genome shotgun sequence genome:
- the LOC140038507 gene encoding L-type lectin-domain containing receptor kinase IV.2-like, which translates to MSKGSLDSFLFNQPKRTLNWSERFRVIRRVASGLLYLHKEWEQVVIHRDVKAGKVLLHDELNGRLEDFGLARLYDHGTLPQTTHVAGSLSYLALEYSRTGKATTSTDVYAFGAFLLEAVDQKLGTEYVKEEAELVLKLGLLCSHSHPKIRPSMRQVLLCLDGSVTLPDLSPLAMGISAFGLGSAHPAGFEDIPSSFTAFTDQYFLHSVADSILSGGR; encoded by the exons ATGTCCAAGGGTAGTCTAGACAGTTTTCTGTTCAACCAACCAAAGCGTACCCTCAACTGGAGCGAAAGATTTCGAGTCATCAGACGTGTGGCTTCAGGATTACTCTATCTACACAAAGAATGGGAGCAAGTTGTGATCCACCGAGATGTAAAAGCCGGTAAGGTATTGTTACATGATGAACTGAATGGAAGATTAGAAGATTTCGGCCTAGCAAGGCTATACGATCATGGAACTCTACCTCAAACCACCCATGTAGCGGGATCTCTTAGCTACCTTGCCCTTGAGTATAGTAGGACAGGGAAGGCCACAACGAGCACTGATGTATATGCTTTTGGGGCCTTTTTGCTAGAG GCTGTTGATCAAAAGTTGGGCACTGAGTATGTGAAAGAGGAAGCAGAATTGGTGTTGAAATTAGGCTTATTGTGCTCTCATTCGCATCCAAAGATTAGGCCAAGTATGAGGCAAGTTTTGTTGTGCCTGGATGGATCAGTTACTCTGCCAGATTTATCTCCACTGGCCATGGGCATTTCCGCTTTCGGTCTTGGCTCCGCCCATCCTGCTGGCTTTGAAGATATTCCATCGTCATTTACTGCTTTTACGGACCAATATTTCTTACATTCTGTAGCAGACTCTATTCTCTCTGGTGGTCGGTAA